The following coding sequences are from one Candidatus Paceibacterota bacterium window:
- a CDS encoding SHOCT domain-containing protein translates to MVGLAPFLVSCVTTTPTENNLIVGQVYHGVVSVNNNTPQIPLPDGDWILMGSSISSNNTGQRFAHGILGQFKNNTLDRAAYFGVALDIPSAGWIESKFCERDNIHFIQKTSNYRGGDQDCWGVNHYRLTLTANNLPPYMEQARDYVISRKISLPLNTIIVQYRHADHLKLLDLTYHFNPENEGFSPPAQAEWSSSDWHRDRAYMDERKMAFIAKIKSWGEGFKTKVEAGFKRQLSSVQMNQPSQMNKETPVGSDAGSDGDLTNRLSKLKSLYEQKLITKEEYAKRKKEILDQSL, encoded by the coding sequence ATGGTCGGACTTGCGCCGTTCCTGGTTTCTTGTGTGACAACGACTCCGACGGAAAACAATCTCATTGTCGGTCAAGTTTATCATGGCGTTGTGAGCGTCAATAACAATACGCCCCAGATTCCTCTCCCTGATGGGGATTGGATCCTGATGGGATCATCGATCAGCTCAAATAATACGGGACAAAGATTTGCTCACGGCATTTTGGGCCAATTTAAAAATAACACACTTGATCGTGCAGCTTATTTTGGCGTCGCTCTTGATATTCCTTCTGCTGGGTGGATTGAGAGCAAATTTTGTGAGCGGGACAACATCCACTTTATCCAAAAAACCTCCAATTACAGAGGAGGCGATCAGGATTGTTGGGGGGTTAACCATTACAGATTGACGCTGACAGCAAATAATCTTCCGCCATACATGGAGCAGGCAAGAGACTACGTGATCAGTCGAAAGATATCGCTGCCGCTTAATACGATCATTGTCCAATACAGGCACGCAGATCATTTGAAGCTCCTTGATCTGACCTACCACTTTAATCCCGAGAACGAGGGCTTTTCCCCACCGGCGCAAGCCGAGTGGAGCAGCAGCGATTGGCATCGCGATCGTGCCTATATGGATGAGCGAAAGATGGCGTTCATTGCGAAGATAAAATCCTGGGGCGAGGGGTTTAAAACAAAGGTGGAAGCCGGGTTTAAAAGGCAGCTTTCTTCAGTTCAAATGAACCAGCCATCACAGATGAATAAGGAAACACCAGTGGGGAGTGATGCGGGCTCGGATGGTGATTTGACGAACAGGTTGAGCAAGCTGAAAAGCCTTTATGAACAAAAGCTAATTACGAAAGAAGAATACGCAAAACGAAAGAAAGAGATACTGGATCAGTCCCTATGA
- a CDS encoding thermonuclease family protein: protein MIKTDPVGWAVNILIFLLLSGAAFAEDLRGIPRVVDGDTLYVVGVKVRLHGIDAFEKGQPCTINGVRQDCGRLAKAWLSTTIGRKEVHCVGGIRDRYKRLIGKCYVDGMDLGEGLVAAGWALAYRRYSAEYVDEEDSAKTDRRGAWSGVFVEPWVWRRKR from the coding sequence ATGATCAAGACCGATCCCGTCGGGTGGGCCGTAAACATCCTCATCTTCCTTTTGTTGTCAGGGGCGGCTTTCGCCGAAGACCTTCGGGGAATTCCCAGGGTCGTCGATGGCGACACGCTGTACGTTGTTGGCGTGAAGGTTCGCCTGCACGGCATTGATGCGTTTGAGAAGGGCCAGCCCTGCACGATTAATGGTGTCCGGCAGGACTGCGGGCGCTTGGCGAAGGCATGGCTTTCCACTACCATCGGGAGAAAAGAAGTCCATTGCGTCGGCGGCATCCGCGATCGCTACAAACGCCTGATCGGCAAGTGCTACGTCGACGGCATGGACCTGGGGGAGGGCCTCGTCGCCGCAGGATGGGCGCTGGCCTACCGCCGATACTCCGCCGAGTACGTTGATGAAGAAGACTCTGCCAAAACCGACCGCCGTGGCGCATGGAGCGGGGTGTTTGTGGAGCCTTGGGTTTGGCGACGGAAAAGATAG